Proteins from one Triticum aestivum cultivar Chinese Spring chromosome 7A, IWGSC CS RefSeq v2.1, whole genome shotgun sequence genomic window:
- the LOC123152257 gene encoding E3 ubiquitin-protein ligase RFI2 isoform X2 produces the protein MQCPNCRKIEKGRWLYATGQRPSPDIDIGGWVTGETYDIASDLPFGFQWCPFSGFTQLASVFEEGEAEPPSYHTVADHSSAASSSLVCPYLSLRGFLHPVHVPLGSGAEGASFHRHPTSLEGHAAPDLGNTQAAFHATEPRILDSEHRYLTNLPVSGIPDHSVAPFGIGLPRYETSSQQRSRPYVHHHPLVHRPTPRNGSNLVAPLGSVPAVMGETRGHGHGARGHMYQHSMHASMQGSPFPPTARRVRPRALTITSFIAAAAASSAEVGVPHGFAPPAAVNRSLPSDGEGVSRPPVDRPYAWGREGFGPFPWVPVDGEPHWWSTFNPMQNHTHGGFTRRPAPGERIPQSHPDNVYQPVPPQRMPPFL, from the exons ATGCAATGCCCTAATTGCCGGAAGATAGAGAAAGGCCGCTGGCTTTATGCAACTGGACAACGTCCATCTCCTGATATTGATATAGGTGGCTGGGTGACTGGTGAAACCTATGACATTGCTTCTGATCTT CCATTTGGATTTCAGTGGTGCCCTTTTAGTGGATTCACACAACTAGCATCCGTTTTCGA GGAGGGTGAAGCGGAGCCACCGTCTT ATCATACAGTCGCAGACCATTCGAGTGCTGCAAGCAGTTCACTTGTTTGTCCTTATCTTTCACTGCGTGGTTTTCTCCATCCCGTGCATGTGCCTCTTGGTTCTGGTGCTGAAGGCGCTTCATTTCATCGCCATCCAACTAGCTTGGAAGGCCATGCAGCTCCTGATTTGGGCAATACCCAAGCAGCTTTCCATGCAACTGAGCCAAGAATTCTTGATAGCGAGCACAGATATTTGACTAATCTTCCTGTATCGGGCATCCCGGATCATTCTGTAGCTCCATTTGGTATAGGACTTCCCAGATATGAAACCAGCAGCCAACAAAGATCAAGACCATATGTACATCACCATCCCCTAGTCCACAG GCCCACACCTCGCAACGGAAGCAATCTGGTGGCACCATTAGGGTCAGTTCCAGCTGTTATGGGCGAGACTAGAGGCCATGGTCATGGTGCGAGGGGCCATATGTATCAACATTCGATGCACGCCTCAATGCAGGGCAGTCCTTTCCCTCCTACAGCTAGGAGGGTCAGGCCGAGGGCTTTGACAATCACATCTTTcattgcagcagcagcagcgtcgtCGGCTGAGGTTGGAGTGCCCCATGGATTTGCTCCACCCGCAGCTGTGAACAGGAGCCTTCCCTCTGATGGTGAAGGTGTCTCTAGACCACCCGTCGATCGACCATATGCGTGGGGCCGGGAGGGCTTTGGGCCATTCCCGTGGGTCCCTGTCGACGGCGAGCCTCACTGGTGGAGCACGTTCAATCCGATGCAGAACCATACACATGGAGGTTTCACTCGAAGACCTGCTCCCGGGGAGCGGATACCGCAGAGCCACCCGGACAATGTTTACCAGCCTGTACCTCCCCAGAGGATGCCGCCATTCTTGTGA
- the LOC123152257 gene encoding E3 ubiquitin-protein ligase RFI2 isoform X1 has product MDLERSPPPDHAAEAAGGGACSICLDPVTGRAGGRSIAKLQCGHEFHLDCIGSAFNAKGAMQCPNCRKIEKGRWLYATGQRPSPDIDIGGWVTGETYDIASDLPFGFQWCPFSGFTQLASVFEEGEAEPPSYHTVADHSSAASSSLVCPYLSLRGFLHPVHVPLGSGAEGASFHRHPTSLEGHAAPDLGNTQAAFHATEPRILDSEHRYLTNLPVSGIPDHSVAPFGIGLPRYETSSQQRSRPYVHHHPLVHRPTPRNGSNLVAPLGSVPAVMGETRGHGHGARGHMYQHSMHASMQGSPFPPTARRVRPRALTITSFIAAAAASSAEVGVPHGFAPPAAVNRSLPSDGEGVSRPPVDRPYAWGREGFGPFPWVPVDGEPHWWSTFNPMQNHTHGGFTRRPAPGERIPQSHPDNVYQPVPPQRMPPFL; this is encoded by the exons ATGGATCTGGAGAGATCGCCGCCGCCCGATCACGCGGCGGAGGCGGCAGGGGGCGGGGCGTGCTCCATCTGCCTGGATCCGGTGACTGGGCGCGCCGGGGGCAGGTCCATCGCCAAGCTGCAATGCGGCCACGAGTTCCACCTAG ACTGCATTGGATCAGCATTCAATGCGAAAGGGGCAATGCAATGCCCTAATTGCCGGAAGATAGAGAAAGGCCGCTGGCTTTATGCAACTGGACAACGTCCATCTCCTGATATTGATATAGGTGGCTGGGTGACTGGTGAAACCTATGACATTGCTTCTGATCTT CCATTTGGATTTCAGTGGTGCCCTTTTAGTGGATTCACACAACTAGCATCCGTTTTCGA GGAGGGTGAAGCGGAGCCACCGTCTT ATCATACAGTCGCAGACCATTCGAGTGCTGCAAGCAGTTCACTTGTTTGTCCTTATCTTTCACTGCGTGGTTTTCTCCATCCCGTGCATGTGCCTCTTGGTTCTGGTGCTGAAGGCGCTTCATTTCATCGCCATCCAACTAGCTTGGAAGGCCATGCAGCTCCTGATTTGGGCAATACCCAAGCAGCTTTCCATGCAACTGAGCCAAGAATTCTTGATAGCGAGCACAGATATTTGACTAATCTTCCTGTATCGGGCATCCCGGATCATTCTGTAGCTCCATTTGGTATAGGACTTCCCAGATATGAAACCAGCAGCCAACAAAGATCAAGACCATATGTACATCACCATCCCCTAGTCCACAG GCCCACACCTCGCAACGGAAGCAATCTGGTGGCACCATTAGGGTCAGTTCCAGCTGTTATGGGCGAGACTAGAGGCCATGGTCATGGTGCGAGGGGCCATATGTATCAACATTCGATGCACGCCTCAATGCAGGGCAGTCCTTTCCCTCCTACAGCTAGGAGGGTCAGGCCGAGGGCTTTGACAATCACATCTTTcattgcagcagcagcagcgtcgtCGGCTGAGGTTGGAGTGCCCCATGGATTTGCTCCACCCGCAGCTGTGAACAGGAGCCTTCCCTCTGATGGTGAAGGTGTCTCTAGACCACCCGTCGATCGACCATATGCGTGGGGCCGGGAGGGCTTTGGGCCATTCCCGTGGGTCCCTGTCGACGGCGAGCCTCACTGGTGGAGCACGTTCAATCCGATGCAGAACCATACACATGGAGGTTTCACTCGAAGACCTGCTCCCGGGGAGCGGATACCGCAGAGCCACCCGGACAATGTTTACCAGCCTGTACCTCCCCAGAGGATGCCGCCATTCTTGTGA